The Candidatus Margulisiibacteriota bacterium region TGGATACTAAAAAATTGCGTTTGCAACAATCAAAATCACTGAAAAAACTTGTAGAGTTGGTTTACAAAGTTCCTTTTTATAAGCAGAAAATGGATGAATTAAACGTTAATCCAAATGATATCAAATCCATAGAAGATATTGTTAAGCTCCCCTTTACTACCAAGCATGATTTGCGAGAAGTTTACCCTCTGGGTTTGTGTGCTTGTGAGCAAGACGAGATAGTTGAGGTTCATATGTCCTCAGGCACAACAGGTACACCAGTTGTAGATGCTTATACTTTAAACGATATTGAGATTTGGTCAGAGACTATGGCTAGGACGCTTTCAATGGGTGGTGTTACCAAATCAGATATTGTTCAAAACGCTTATGGTTATGGTTTGTTCACTGGTGGGTTTGGAGTTCATTATGGTTCTAGGAAATTAGGTTGTTTAACGATTCCTATTTCTGGTGGTAACACACAAAGACAATTGCAGGTTATGAAAGATTTTGGTTCCACTGTCTTGACTTGTACTCCTTCTTATTCTCTTTATTTAGCAGAAGCTGGGAAGGAAATGGGTTTTGATTTTTCTAAGATGCCACTTAAGGCTGGGTTTTTTGGAGCTGAAGCTTGGAGTGAGAACATGAGAGTAGAGATAGAATCCAAACTCCATTTAAAAGCATATGATATTTATGGCCTGACGGAAATTATT contains the following coding sequences:
- a CDS encoding phenylacetate--CoA ligase, with the protein product MDTKKLRLQQSKSLKKLVELVYKVPFYKQKMDELNVNPNDIKSIEDIVKLPFTTKHDLREVYPLGLCACEQDEIVEVHMSSGTTGTPVVDAYTLNDIEIWSETMARTLSMGGVTKSDIVQNAYGYGLFTGGFGVHYGSRKLGCLTIPISGGNTQRQLQVMKDFGSTVLTCTPSYSLYLAEAGKEMGFDFSKMPLKAGFFGAEAWSENMRVEIESKLHLKAYDIYGLTEIIGPGVAAECERQKGLHFFEDHFYPEIINPETGESLPDGEKGELVITTLTKTGTPVLRYRTRDITYIFEDKCECGRTHRRIHSLLGRTDDMLIIRGVNIFPSQIENVLLKQKGIEPHYVLIIDRFNNLDSLEVNVEMSDDLCFDEVKVVESIEKTIEHALHNELLIYAKVKLVSPKSIQRSEGKAKRVIDNRKI